GAAACGCGAGAGCGGGACCTATCTTTCCGTGCTGGGCTTCGGGCGCGGCAATCTCGACGATGCGACGATGCAGGCGCTTGCGCAGAACGGGAACGGGACGGCGGCCTATATCGACACGCTGTCGGAGGCGCAGAAGGTGCTGGTCGATCAGCTTTCCGGCGCGCTTTTCCCGATTGCCGACGATGTGAAGATCCAGATCGAGTTCAACCCTGCCGCGGTCGCCGAGTACCGGCTTATCGGCTATGAAACCCGGGCACTGGCGCGCGAGGATTTCAACAACGACAAGGTCGATGCGGGCGAGATCGGCGCAGGCCACCAGGTGACGGCGCTTTACGAGATCACGCCGGTCGGTAGTCCCGCGCGGCTTTCCGATCCGCTGCGCTACGCCGAACCGGAACTGGCCGGCGATGTCGCAGAACTCGGGTTCCTGAAGCTGCGCTACAAGGCGCCGGGCGAGGCGAGGTCGCGCCTCATCGAGACCCCGATCCCGGCCGCATCAGGTGAAGCCGACACGGACGCGCGCTTCGCCGCCGCCATCGCCGGGATGGGCCAGTTGTTGAGCGAGTCGAAATATCTTGGCGACTGGAGCTGGGACGAGGCGATTGGGCTCGCCAACGGCGCGAAAGGCACGGACGAGTTCGGCTACCGCGCCGAGGCAGTCCAGCTCATGCGGTTGGCCCAGAGCCTGTCGCGCTAACGCGACTTCATTGCAGGAATACCTCCGCCGGAGGCATCGAAGCGTCCCTTGCATTGTCAAGGGGCGCGACACTGTCTTGCGCCCGTCGGGGCGCTCCGCCCTGAAAACGAAAAGGGCGCGCACGCGGCGCGCCCTTTGGCATCGGACCGTGACGGCGATCAGGCCTCGGCCTGCTCGACCGCTCTCGCCTCGACCGTGTCGGATCTGGCGATCTCGATCCTGCGCGGCTTCAGCGCTTCGGGCACTTCGCGCACGAGATCGATATGCAGCATGCCGTCGGCATGGGTGGCACCGGTGACCTTCACGTGATCGGCGAGAGCGAAGCGCCGCTCGAACGCGCGGGTCGCGATGCCGCGGTGCAGGTAGGTCTTGCCCTCGTCCTCGGCCGCCTTGCGGGCGGAGACGAGCAGGCTGCCCTCCTTAACTTCGACGTCCAGCTCGTCGCCGGTGAAGCCGGCCACGGCGATCGAGATGCGATAGGCGTTCTCGTCGGTTTTTTCGATGTTATAGGGCGGGTAGGTGGTCTGGGCCGGGTCGGCACTGAGCGCCCGGTCCATGAGATCCGCGATCCGGTCGAACCCGACCGTCGCGCGGTAGAGCGGCGTGAAATCAAGGCCTCGCATGGTCATCCTCCATTGAGCGATGTCGATATGCCCTCCCCTCTGGGACGGGCGTGCGTTGCGCCGAAGCCCCGTTCGGGCACCCCGGCATCCATGAGATGTAGGCGGATTTTCGCGGTTTCAAGGGGTCAGGGGCGCACGAAACGCGCTCCGCCGGACGATTTCGTGCCCGGGGCGATGCGCCGGGCCCTGACCCCGGGCGTCCCGCTGGCGACCCGAACGTCGCGGCCGGTCCGCAACGCCTCTTGCAGATCGGCGATCGGGCCGGGGAGGTCCATCCCAAGCGCGACCGTCCGGTCGCCCATCATGCCGCCCGACGAGATGATCGCGACGATATTCGGCCGGCCGCCCGTCCGGTCGAAGACCGGGGCGCCAGACGAACCGAAGGAGAGGTCGCAATCGACCGCGAGAAGCCCCTGTTGCCGCCCGATCACCTCGCAGCCGTCCTGCCAGGATGGGGCCGCGTCGCGGCCGCGGGCGAAAGACACGACGCTGACCGCGCGGGCGCCGGGCCTGAGACGGCGCACCGCGAACGGCGCGGCGGTCGCCGCCGGAATCGGCGCCGCGAGTTCCAGGAGCGCGACGTCGTGGCGAATGCTGGAAATATCTCCCTCGTGACCGGGGTCGTAGGCGGGATGCGTCACGGCACGGGCCACGCTGCTTTCCGCGATAGTCGTCCCGTCGTGCAGCCCGGCGCGGAAATCGATCAGTCCGACATCTTCGGCCGCTCCGGTCCTGCGGTCGAACAGGCAATGCGCCGCAGTCAGCACCAGATCGGGCGCGATCAGGACACCCGTGCAATAGCCCTTGTCGCCGATCTCGAGGCGTCCGACCGCCTCGAAGCCAAGCACGTCCTGGCGCAGGGTCAGCCGTTTGAGGGGCGCCGTTTCAGCGAATGCCGCGCCGGCGCTGAGGATCGCGAACACGATGACGAGGGCGCGCATCCGCTCGCAATCAGGGCTTGAGAAACTTCGCTCCGCCCGCACCGGTCACTTGGGCCGCGTCGGATCCGAAGCCGCGCTTCACCTTCATGAAGCGGCTTTCGCTGGCCGCGTATGCTTCGCGCAGGTCGCCGAGTGGATCCTGCATCGCTGTCCCGAGCGCCACGCGCAGGCCGTCCATCTCGGCCTTCGCCGAGACGACCGAGACTATCTTGGGCTCTCCGTCGATCATCGCGAAGACCGGCGCGCCGGAGGATCCGAAATCGACCGAGCAGGTCATCACGAGGATGCCGGGCTGGCGGCCGAGAATTTCGCAGCTTTCCTCTAGAGACGGCGCCTCGGACCGGTCGAGCGCGTAGGAGACGATGCCCACCTGGTCGCCCTGCTGGGGGTCGAACCCGGTGGAGAAGGGCAGAATGGAGGGCAGGCGGATCGGCTGGTCGAGCTCGAGAAAGGCGAGATCGTAGGCCACGCGGTCGATCCGGTTGCGGCCCTCGTAGACGTATTCGGGATGGACGACGGCGCGCTTGATGCCGCGATAGGCGGCGGCGCGTCCGTTGCGCCAGCCGGCGAGGAAGGTGAAGTCCGAGTTGTCGAAGGCGGCGCCGGTATTCTGGTCGAATAGGCAATGCGCCGCCGTCAGGACAAGCGCAGGTTCGATGAGCGCGCCCGTACAGAAGGCCGATTCGCCGATGTCAATGCGCCCGACCGCTTCCCAGCCGCGCGTCGCGTCCGCCGTCGTCAGTGCCTGAAGAGCCGTGCCCTCCGCGACCGCGCCAATCGGCAGACAAGCCAAGACCATTGCCTGAAAGATCGCCCGCATCCTGCCCTCTCCCTCTTGCTGGCCCGTGCTTAGCCGTCCGATAGGGCAAGATTATGGCCGCGCCGCGCCCAACATTGCCGCGCGTTCCCCGAGCGCCCGGGGCCGGGGGCCGCCCGTCGACCAGTCGATGAGCTCGACGGTGTGTACGATTGGCACCCGCGTCGCCGACCCTATCTGCATCATGCAGCCGATATTGCCCGCCGCGATCACGTCGGGCGCAGTCCGCTCCAGCGTCGTCACCTTCCGGGCCTTCAGCTCGGCCGAGATCTCGGGCTGCAAGAGGTTGTAGGTCCCGGCCGAGCCGCAGCAGAGATGCGCGTCGGTGGGTTCCACCACCTCGAACCCCGCCGCCTTTAGAAGCGACTTGGGAGCAGCCGTCACCTGTTGGCCGTGCTGGAGCGAGCATGCGGCGTGATAGGCCACGCGCATGGGCTCGGGTGCCTTGGTCTCGGGTGCGAGCCGCGCCAAAAGCTCGGTGACATCCTTGGCCAGTGCGGCGATCTCGGCCGCCTCGGCGGCAAGCGGTGTGGTGCGGAACATGTGCCCGTAATCCTTCACTGTCGTGCCGCAGCCCGAAGTGTTGATCACGATCGCATCGAGCCCGCCCGCGCGCTTCTCCGCCATCCAGGCACGAATGTTCGCCTCGGCCGAGACGTGGCTTTCGCCCTCTCGGCCCATGTGGTGGGTAAGCGCCCCGCAGCAGCCCGTGCCCTGCGCGACGACCACCTCGCACCCGAGCCGCGTGAGCAGCCGGATCGTCGCGTCGTTGATGTCGGTGTTCAGCGCCTTCTGCGCGCAGCCCGTCATCAGCGCGACGCGCATCCGCCTTTCGCCCTTCGCCGGAAAGGTCTGTGGGTCGTCATTCCGACTGACCGGAGGGATCGTCTGGGGCGCCATCGCCACCATCGCTCTCAGCCGTGCGTCCGGCAGAAGCCCAGAGAAGGGCCGCGCGATCTTTGCGCCCAGCAGAGAGAGGCGGAACAATTTCGGGTTCGGGATGACTTTCGCGAGCACCCATCTCAGCGCCCGGTCGCGCCACGGCCGGCGGTAGGTCCGTTCGATATGGACGCGGGCGTGATCGACGAGGTGCATGTAGTGCACACCCGATGGGCAGGTCGTCATGCAGGCGAGGCAGGAAAGGCAGCGGTCGATATGCTTGACGGTCTTTTCGTCTGCCGGCCGGTCGTTCTCCAGCATGTCCTTGATGAGGTAGATGCGCCCCCGCGGGCTGTCGAGTTCGTCGCCCAGAACCTGATAGGTCGGACAGGTCGCGGTGCAGAACCCGCAATGGACGCAGGTGCGCAGGATTTTGTTCGCCCGTTGGATACCCGGGTCCTTGAGCTGCTCTTCGGTGAAAGTCGTTTGCATCAGCCCATCAGCCCCGGATTGAGAATGCCCTTCGGATCGAACCGCGCCCTGAGACCGGCCGAAATCGCGGTGACCGGCGCAGGCTCGGGCTGGAACGGCGCGATACGTGCGCGCGTCTCTTCGCTTGCGCGGAGCAGCGTCGCATGTCCCGAAAACGCGCCGAGCCGTGCCCGGAGATCCTCGCCCTCAGGCATCAGAAGCCAGACGAGCCCGCCGCCCCAATCGAGGATCGCCTCTCGCGCCTTGGCGCGGCGAACGAGCTCTGGCCCGTCGGAAGGCTTCACCGACAGCCGCCAAACATCGCCCGGCGTCCCATGGAACGGCTCGACATCGCGCACCGCGCGCCAAAGCGAATGGCAGGGCTCCGGCGCCGACTCGACCCGGACGGCGCCGAAGGGCGCGAGAAGCGCGCGCAGCCGCTCGGCGCGGTAGGCGACTGATCCTGCGAAGCCCTCGACGCGGATGAGCGTGCCCATCGGCCCGTGCGCCGCCCCGGTCACGTCGAAGGGCGAGCGCAGCGCCTTCGTCATGGCCGCCAGCGCCTCGCCGCCGCTCAGCCCGTCGATCACGAGAACCGCGGTGGCTTCGTGAGCGGGCAGGACCTTGAGGCTCACCTCGGTCAGAACGCCGAGCGTGCCCCACGACCCGGCCATCAGCTTCACGAGGTCATACCCGGTGACATTCTTCATCACGCGACCGCCGTTCTTCACCACCGCGCCGGTCCCGTCGACGAAGCGCACGCCCAGAAGCGCGTCGCGGCAAGCGCCGGCCTGGACCCGGCGCGGGCCCGAGACATTGGCGGCCACCATCCCGCCGACTGTCGGCTCGCCCTCCGTCCCGAGAAGCCCGCGCCAGTCGGCCGGTTCGAAGGCGAGCCGCTGCCCCTCGGCGGCAAGTGCGGCCTCGAGATCGGCAAGCGGCGTCCCCGTCTTTGCCACGACAGTGAGCGCGCCCGACTCGTAAAGCGTGATTCCGGCAATCCCCGACACGTCCAGCCCATCGCCCGTCACTGTACGTCCCACGGGCCGCGTTCCGCCGCCCATGATCCGGAACGGTCCCCGCGCCACGCGGATCGCCTCGGCCACTTCCTCCTCGCTTCCAGCCCGCACGCGCCGTCCCTTCTTCTGTTCGGAAATACTCTCCGGGGGTCCGGGGGTGGGAAACCCCCGGGCGGCCCGGTCTCAAGCCGCGCGCCGCCCGGCGCTGATCGCGAGCGGAAACACCTTCGCCGGATTAAGGAGCCATTCCGGATCGAACACGTCCTTGACGCGCATCTGCGCCTCGAGGTCGGCTTGATCGTATTGCACATTCATCAGGTCACGCTTCTCGATGCCCACGCCATGTTCACCCGTCAGGCAGCCGCCGACCTCGACGCAGAGCTTCAGGATCTCGGCCCCGAACGCCTCGCACCTTTCCAGGTCACCGGGCTTGTTGGCGTCGAAGAGGATCAGGGGATGCATGTTGCCGTCGCCCGCATGGAAAACGTTCGCGACGTCGAGCCCGAAATCGCGGCTCATCTCGCCGATGCGTTTCAGCACACGGGGCAGGGACGAGACCGGGATCGTCCCGTCGAGGCACATGTAGTCGTTGATCTGGCCCATCGCGCCGAAGGCCGACTTGCGGCCGAGCCAGATCTTCTTCGCCTCCTCCTCCGACGCGCTTTCGCGGAATTCAAGGGGATCGTGGCGCGCCGCGATTTGGCGGATGAGGCCCAACTGTTCGTCGATCTCGGCCGGGCTGCCCTCGACCTCGATGATCAGAAGCGCCTCGCAGTCGGGGTAGCCGGCATGGGCGAAATCCTCGCAGGCGCGGATGCAGGGCCGATCCATGAATTCGATCGCGACGGGCAGGACGCCGGCCTTGATGATATCGGCCACGCAGGCGCCCGCGACCTCGTTAGAGTTGAACGCGACAAGCACCGGCCGCGCGCCTTCGGGTTTGGGCAGGATGCGGAGCACCGCTTCGGTCACGACGCCAAGCTGGCCTTCCGACCCGCAGATCACGCCGAGCAGATCGTAGCCGCCCGCATCCATATGCGCGCCGCCGATCTCGAGGACCGTGCCGTCCATCGTGACCATCGTGACGCCGAGAAGGTTGTTCGTCGTCACCCCGTATTTCAGGCAATGCGCTCCGCCCGAATTCATCGCGATGTTGCCCGCGATCGCGCAGGCGAGTTGCGACGAGGGATCGGGCGCGTAGAAGAAGCCGTCGCCCTCGACGGCGCCGGTGACCGAGAGGTTCGTCCGGCCCGTCTCCACCCGCACGAAACGGTTGTCGTAGTCTACTTCGAGCACCCGGTTCATGCGCGCGACTCCGAGGATCACTCCGTCTGCCGCGGGCAGCGCGCCCCCCGCCAGAGACGTGCCCGCACCGCGCGGCACGACCGGCACGCCCATTTGGTGACAGACCTTCAGCGCCGCGGCCACTTCTTG
The Defluviimonas aquaemixtae DNA segment above includes these coding regions:
- a CDS encoding FAD-binding protein, which translates into the protein MRAGSEEEVAEAIRVARGPFRIMGGGTRPVGRTVTGDGLDVSGIAGITLYESGALTVVAKTGTPLADLEAALAAEGQRLAFEPADWRGLLGTEGEPTVGGMVAANVSGPRRVQAGACRDALLGVRFVDGTGAVVKNGGRVMKNVTGYDLVKLMAGSWGTLGVLTEVSLKVLPAHEATAVLVIDGLSGGEALAAMTKALRSPFDVTGAAHGPMGTLIRVEGFAGSVAYRAERLRALLAPFGAVRVESAPEPCHSLWRAVRDVEPFHGTPGDVWRLSVKPSDGPELVRRAKAREAILDWGGGLVWLLMPEGEDLRARLGAFSGHATLLRASEETRARIAPFQPEPAPVTAISAGLRARFDPKGILNPGLMG
- a CDS encoding trypsin-like serine peptidase, translated to MRALVIVFAILSAGAAFAETAPLKRLTLRQDVLGFEAVGRLEIGDKGYCTGVLIAPDLVLTAAHCLFDRRTGAAEDVGLIDFRAGLHDGTTIAESSVARAVTHPAYDPGHEGDISSIRHDVALLELAAPIPAATAAPFAVRRLRPGARAVSVVSFARGRDAAPSWQDGCEVIGRQQGLLAVDCDLSFGSSGAPVFDRTGGRPNIVAIISSGGMMGDRTVALGMDLPGPIADLQEALRTGRDVRVASGTPGVRARRIAPGTKSSGGARFVRP
- a CDS encoding Hsp20 family protein, producing MRGLDFTPLYRATVGFDRIADLMDRALSADPAQTTYPPYNIEKTDENAYRISIAVAGFTGDELDVEVKEGSLLVSARKAAEDEGKTYLHRGIATRAFERRFALADHVKVTGATHADGMLHIDLVREVPEALKPRRIEIARSDTVEARAVEQAEA
- a CDS encoding FAD-linked oxidase C-terminal domain-containing protein; amino-acid sequence: MDLPRPDPAILAQKPRIVAALRAVLPADAVIDDPAETRAYECDALSAYRCPPMAVILPRSTQEVAAALKVCHQMGVPVVPRGAGTSLAGGALPAADGVILGVARMNRVLEVDYDNRFVRVETGRTNLSVTGAVEGDGFFYAPDPSSQLACAIAGNIAMNSGGAHCLKYGVTTNNLLGVTMVTMDGTVLEIGGAHMDAGGYDLLGVICGSEGQLGVVTEAVLRILPKPEGARPVLVAFNSNEVAGACVADIIKAGVLPVAIEFMDRPCIRACEDFAHAGYPDCEALLIIEVEGSPAEIDEQLGLIRQIAARHDPLEFRESASEEEAKKIWLGRKSAFGAMGQINDYMCLDGTIPVSSLPRVLKRIGEMSRDFGLDVANVFHAGDGNMHPLILFDANKPGDLERCEAFGAEILKLCVEVGGCLTGEHGVGIEKRDLMNVQYDQADLEAQMRVKDVFDPEWLLNPAKVFPLAISAGRRAA
- a CDS encoding trypsin-like serine peptidase, coding for MRAIFQAMVLACLPIGAVAEGTALQALTTADATRGWEAVGRIDIGESAFCTGALIEPALVLTAAHCLFDQNTGAAFDNSDFTFLAGWRNGRAAAYRGIKRAVVHPEYVYEGRNRIDRVAYDLAFLELDQPIRLPSILPFSTGFDPQQGDQVGIVSYALDRSEAPSLEESCEILGRQPGILVMTCSVDFGSSGAPVFAMIDGEPKIVSVVSAKAEMDGLRVALGTAMQDPLGDLREAYAASESRFMKVKRGFGSDAAQVTGAGGAKFLKP
- the glcF gene encoding glycolate oxidase subunit GlcF produces the protein MQTTFTEEQLKDPGIQRANKILRTCVHCGFCTATCPTYQVLGDELDSPRGRIYLIKDMLENDRPADEKTVKHIDRCLSCLACMTTCPSGVHYMHLVDHARVHIERTYRRPWRDRALRWVLAKVIPNPKLFRLSLLGAKIARPFSGLLPDARLRAMVAMAPQTIPPVSRNDDPQTFPAKGERRMRVALMTGCAQKALNTDINDATIRLLTRLGCEVVVAQGTGCCGALTHHMGREGESHVSAEANIRAWMAEKRAGGLDAIVINTSGCGTTVKDYGHMFRTTPLAAEAAEIAALAKDVTELLARLAPETKAPEPMRVAYHAACSLQHGQQVTAAPKSLLKAAGFEVVEPTDAHLCCGSAGTYNLLQPEISAELKARKVTTLERTAPDVIAAGNIGCMMQIGSATRVPIVHTVELIDWSTGGPRPRALGERAAMLGAARP